The Engystomops pustulosus chromosome 2, aEngPut4.maternal, whole genome shotgun sequence genomic interval cctcctgtaccatctctcactttcccatcttttgaggtccaaacCATCAGACTTTTCCGCCATCAGACATTTCCTCTTCGTGTGGCGTGTGGTCCTTGACCACTTTGCTTCTTGGCATCCTCACTTCCTATCTTGTGATATCCAGacactcatcatgggagactttaacatttCTACGAACACTCCCTTCTCCTTTTCAGCCTTTCAGCTTCTATCACTTACTACCTGTCTAAGACTCGTACAACTTTCTGATTCTCCTACCTACCTACTCCTTGGTCTTTGCCAGAATTTCTTTTGTCTCTGACTTCACTAACACTGACTTTCCACtctcagaccataaccttctctctttCACTGTAAATAGTTCTTCTCCTGTAcagaatacactcaccggccactttattaggtacaactgtccaactgctcgttaacacttaatttctaatcagccaatcacatggcggcaactcagtgcatttaggcatgtagacatggtcaagacaatctcctgcagttcaaaccgagcatcagtatggggaagaaaggtgatttgagtgcctttgaacgtggcatggttgttggtgccagaagggctggtctgagtatttcagaaactgctgatctactgggattttcacgcacaaccatctctagggtttacagagaatggtccgaaaaagaaaaaacatccagtgagcggcagttctgtggacggaaatgccttgttgatgccagaggacagaggagaatgggcagactggttcgagctgatagaaatgcaacagtgactcaaatcgccacctgttacaaccaaggtaggcagaagagcatctctgaacgcacagtacgtcgaactttgaggcagatgggctacagcagcagaagaccacaccgggtgccactcctttcagctaagaacaggaaactgaggcaacaatttgcacaagctcatcgaaattggacagtagaagattagaaaaacgttgcctggtctgatgagtctcgatttctgctgtgacattcggatggtagggtcagaatttggcgtcaacaacatgaaagcatggatccatcctgccttgtatcaacggttcaggctggtggtggtggtgtcatggtgtggggaatattttcttggcactctttgggccccttggtaccaattgagcatcattgcaatgccacagtctacctgagtattgttgctgaccatgtccatccctctatgaccacaatgtacccaacatctgatggctactttcagcaggataatgcgccatgtcataaagctggaatcatctcagactggtttcttgaacatgacaatgagttcactgtactcaaatggtctccaaagtcaccagatctcaatccaatagagcatctttgggatgtggtggaacgggagattcgcatcatggatgtgcagccgacaaatctgcggcaactgtgtgatgccatcatgtcaatatggaccaaaatctctgaggaatgcttccagcaccttgttgaatctatgccacgaagaattgaggcagttctgaaggcaaaagggggtccaacccgttactagcatggtttaccttataaagtggccggtgagtgtatgtccatttatcacacatacTGAAACCCACGTGCCATTAGTGTTCACCACCTTGCGGAAACTGCGCAGCCATCACTGTCCCCCATCTTCTTtctctcctgtcctaacctggctaCTTATCATTATAATCATATTCTCAAAAGCCCCCTAGATAAGATGGCACCACTGTCGGTTCCAGCCTTTTGGCACAAatgtaggcaaccttggcacacgccACAAACACGTTTCCTTTGGTAGTACTCCAGGagtgccgaacgtctgtggagaaaatcgggcaCTTCAGCCGactttcttcacttcaaatttatACTCAAATCCTATAACTCTGCTCTTAATCTTGCTAAATATAGATAAAGATAAAAATCGACTGCAATCGCCAGGAAATCATTTCTCAATCCACTAACTCCATTAATCCCCTTGTCTCTGGTACTGcaccctgttcactctcttcatttgagccagtcacagaggaagaagtgtccaggatcctctcctctgctcgcctCACCACCTGCATCAGGGACCCTATCCCCTCACATCGCGTACAGTCTTTAtgcccagcagtcacttctcacctcactaaaatcttcaatctctctctctctctctctctttgggtGTCTTTCCCTCATCTTTCAAGAATTCTGTTGTTactccattactaaagaaaccttctctgcacccatccagtgctgctaactaccgaccagtttctaatctccctttcatcttcaAACTCCTTGAAGTATCATCACCCCTGGCCTATTCCAGAACAATAAAGAATTTGTCTATCTGCTGTCCATCATGTCCTCTCTGttcctgaaacttaatctttctaagaccgaacttcttgtctttgcACCATTCACTAACAGAGTCTATCCTAatctctccatctcagtctgtggggtAACCATAACCCTGAAGCAGCAGacctgctgtcttggggttgtgctggactccgatcTCTCCTTTGAACCACACATTCAAtctattgctcgctcttgccgcatgcatctcagaaacatctctagaatccgcccatttctcacatttgaaacttGTAAAATGTTAACTTgtcagatgcctccagtttgtgccaatcactgcactggctgccagtctcctttaaaatacagtttaaaatcataaccctcatccacaaagctctgcataatgctgcacctttcTAGTGCCAGTGattttagattaacctctaccttaGTACGAACCTCCCACTTGCATCTCCAAgatttctctagagctgcacccattcaATGGAATTCTCTTCCTCGGACTATCAGGCTAACACCCAAccttcaaagtttcaaacgtgctcttaaaacccatctctttaggcaagcctataacactttttaactgcatgaagttCTAGTTCTCTTTACTatcccgtcctgtgtcctcctcccatctgttatccatcaaccagcaggcaccaagcttcaggcttctctgcagtcccattcaccttggacttggcatataagatgatggctgatgactgggtcaaaGCGACAGaacttctatttattatattatattttgttctattcccttatgaagaatggctggaccattatataagctttttaTCTCTTGTGTCGCCCCACTCACCTCACACCTTTTGTTCCATACGACTGTTTGTGCTCATGTTTTATCATatttgtatttgtaaagtgctacagaatctgatgacgctatataaataaagattattattatattaataattTGTTTAGAAAGTAATGGTATTTCCTTTAAATTCTATGAAGCTGATCCTTTTATTAACAAATCACAGAACCACTAAAATGTGAATCGGGTAAGTATAGCTCATTGTAACTCCCCAGAGCTGTATTTTCTCATAGAAACAAAAGAAATGTGGTATGTACTCACGTGTATTTTCTAGTAAAGCATCTAGAAATGAATCCATGCTCATCCTGTTTTTCCTCGTGCTTTCCTAAAAGGTTCCAAATATTcagttaaaattattttatttcattttgattTTATCTTATACTATTAAAAACATATGTTATAATATATGTCTGGAAATAATAATATTTCCTATATATTTTGTCCTGAAAAGTAGACATGGGTATAGCCAGTGATATGTGGTTGTAATGTGTCTCCATACAAAGCTCTAGATTGCATTGACTATAGAATAACAGCATATGGGCTCTGACTGAACTCTCTCTTAAAATAATAATTGTTCTGAATATACATGACAACCAATGTAAAATAGACATGATACCTTATGAGACATATAATGGGGTGACGGAAGCAAAAAGGATATCTCTGTCTCCCAGAGTAAGTCTATTAATAATCTCACTATCTCCGTCAGGAGCCTTCCTTGCATATATGCTGAGTGTATCATACAAACATGGCGGTAATATAGTCTTAATGTCTGTATTGGTAGCATAAATTGTTGTATAATTGATACAGTTGGAGCTGTATTATCATCTTAAACCAAAGTAAATAAATCTTTTATCAGAAAAGAAAATCTACTGTTCAATACACTAGTTAAAATCCAACCTTATGTTATATTCAGTGAGAGAATTTGGGGTCCTAAGGTACAGATAAGCCAGATTCTCAGGCACTGCATGGGTTGGCAGCACTTCCAGAAAGACATGTTTTTTTTACACCATTGTACTCAGTACTCTACAATAAACATAACCTTCCTGCATTATAGACTAAAAGCCAACTATAAGTCATATGAATATTTAATGTGCTGAGCCAGTTCTATCCATTACAAAATCACTGTGGTTGCAGTTTACAGCTTCTAGAAAGAAAAGTCATGATTTGTGTAAGCATTGAACCAATGATTCTTCGTCTCGGTGACACATGAATTATAGGAGAAGCGACAGCTTCCCACGGCGGTAGTGCAGTCTCCACATCATAACTATCTAACCCATTCTGTAACAGTAAAAGATCACATGTAAAGATCTTCTGCTTCATACAAGTGTCAAGAAGCTTTTTCCACTAATTTGTAAATGCATTACATAGAGCAGCTCAGACACAGTGATATTAAAAGTAGTAATCTAAGAAGAGGGACCAACTATAATGGCTATATGAAAGCACAGGCAAGGGGAGTATAAAAGGAAAATTCACTCAAAGAAACACATTCAAATCACTTGGCAGATTTAGTATTCCTGTCTTATGTTAGGCAGTATTAAAATGTGCCACATTAATTCCAGTTGCTGAATTGGATAACAAATCGGCTTTAGAATAGCTAGTCTTAATTTGCTTTGTTaaaaaaatgtgacttttttttgcacATATAATTGCATCTTAAACCCTGTCTCTTTTTAATAAACCCCACCTATAATCTAAGAAGCTAAAAGGGTCTGAAACATGTTGTGTATTTCATCCATGCTATTTTTATTTGGCTCAAATTTCACCAGAATTCTAGTTTTTATTGGTCTCACTGTCTAGTAAgtgatatatattaatattatatgtgATTCTCATTACTGGATATGATGATTACAAATGACTTCTCAAATGCTTATTTTATCTCTCTTGTAATGGAAATGCCCTGGCCAAGCTTCCTGCACTTGTTCATTATACTGTCAGTAGCACAAAGCAAAGGGTTACTTGGTGCTGTACATTATTTATGTGCTGGTGCCTGGTCTAATGCAGACCTAGAATCCATACTTTTAGAAATAGAAGGGGGTGGGTTTCTAAGCTGCGTTATCAGTGGTGGAATttgaccccttaacgaccaggccctttttcatttttaatgtttttattttcactcccaccttcaaatctagaatttttttatttttccatgtaaaaggtTGTGTATGtgcttgttttctacataacaaaatGAAAttaatagtgacagtatttaatattccatgccgtgtacttggaagcgggaaaaaaattctgaatgcagtgaaaatgatgaaaaaatgcaatGGCATTAACTATCAATTAGGCCAGGCTGAAGGGCAATAAAAAAAGTTTGAGTCcaaagtgtgtacaaataaaatctacaggtcTTTACACAAAAATTAATAACTCACATAGCCACATTgacaaaaaacatttaaaagttatGGTGGTTGGGAGATGCAatgcaaaaagatttttttcccaaaaaagtacTTCATCACACAATGGATATTTCTAaaaacataaatttggtatcagtaTATGCGTATTGATCCAGAGAAAcaagtttttatgttatttaggttcGATGAAAAGGCAGAAATTTTTTTATAGGAAAAACAATGTCAGATTTCCATTTTAAATATACTGCAAAGAAAGgattaataaaagttcaccagtatGATATATAAAACCCAAAATTGTGCAATAAAATCATTTTGTCCCATAAAATACTCTATACAACTATagtaatttaaaaattaaaaagaagttGCTTGTATATGgcattaactaaaaaaaaaaggaaaaaatgtctTCAAGGatgatgtttttctttttggtaatAATTAAGAGaatcattttgtttttttccagcACCCCTAATGACTGTGACCTCTTGCCTCTCATGGACCAATCCAACcccaatatatctatatatttggaGAAAATGGCCATATTTTAAGTTGTCATCATGTAATCCAATAATCTAACCAAGTAGGAACACATGTTCATTTCTTCAACGTGCACTTACCTTTCTCCGGTacaaacatttttgtaatatCCTGATTTCCAATTATTAATTGCACATTATTCATTTAACATAATGAATTATGCATATTATCAAATACATACCTGTAATTTCTACAATACCATCTTTTGTATTCACGACTAGTTCTTCTGGAGCAAAGTGGTTGACATCCAAGCAGACCTTCCAGCAGTCTGATGTTTGTCGGATTTCAGAGATTCCACTACTGAGTTGCCGGCTTAGGACTCTTTGGAAATCAGGTACAGTTGCAGCAGCAGGTGAAGCAACGGCTGGCGTAGTGGGTGGTACAACATCTACGGCCTGATTTGGAAAGAGACGTACATAGCCTGGCCAGCTAGTACTGGGCCATTGGTACCAGTCTTCAGGTATTCTTGGCATACCAAATGACTGATCAAACAATCGGCTGCTTCCTTGGTACCAATCTCGGAATGGTTCCCAGCTAGGGGTGCGAAGGAAGGTAAAGGGAATTCTACGTTCAGACATTCTTGTTCGTAATGCTTGTGGATGTGTTAGACTAGTTATCTGTGCTGTCTGGGCTTCAGTCTGCTGTTGGTATTTGGAAGGTGCAGCTGTTTTATGGAGAGCCCAGTGTTTATTTTTAGAGATGGGAACGTGTGAGCTATAATTGGAAATTACTCAAGTAGTTGTGATAGAAAGTTCTCGTGCCATAGCATGACAATACACAGAGAGGCTACTGGAAATATCTAGTGTAAAGCGGAGATACACTGACATAAAACAAGTGACATAGAACAGTAGAATGAGAACATACTAGCACATCTAAAACTATTTACTTATTGAAACAAAGCAGTCTGCTTGAATATGATCATTACTGGAAATTCAAGTGGACATATATGTACTGAGAAGTGACCAGTGAACAGTACATGACTAGCAGTCAATGAGCTATCATCTTACATACAATAAGCGTGTTAATTTGTGTAGGTATATATTGTGTGCCAAACATTGTGCCTCCTAATTACACTAAAAACATATTGTTTTATGATTATTAAGGTACCCAAAGGGTAAATGATGGAATATCCTAGAGATATGTCATGACTGATGACACTATAACAGGAGTTACCTACTTTTATAACATTTAAATGtaactttttaatatttgtttaatTTTAGCATATTTTTCGGAACTTTGTGCTAAAAAATTTGTCAATTTTGGGATAGAAGAAGACTCTTTGCTCCTTTCCCTGGGTATAGATAATTCCACTCCTGCCATCCACTGATGACACTTACTCTCCACCTTGAACATAGGAATCTATTTCTATAGTACATGTCACTCTCTAGGGAGTGCTATAAATCAAAATCATTTATACCCCTATGCTACACTAAAAAGTTATATTTGAGGTAATTTTACGATCTGTAAAGTGTTAGATATATATTTAAAGATTATAATTTCTTTTGTTAATATCCTAGAGGCAGACAGGTTGGGTGAAAATAATGTCAATGAGGCTTTGGAGAATTAGAATAATTTAGAAGCTATCTTACACCATATTTAGCAAAAGGTAAAGTTAATGTCAGCATTAAGGGTTTACTTTAGTGACCAGGATGCTGTGCAGTAATTATTAATCAACATATTTGATGAAGTAAAAATGTTGCACTACTGTAGATTAGGAAGAAGAGAAGTCAATGTCAGCTGAAAGCTTGACAGCATATGCTTGAGGACAATTTTATTTTGGTCTCATACTGTAGATCCTCTGGTGGTGACTAAGAGCTGTGATGCTATTAGTAGCTGTGACACAGTCTAACAATTGAGCAAGATGCATGGAGGATATGTGGACTAAGAATTCTCATCTGACTCACAGCAACCAGTGAGCAAGCATCAtattcagcttgtgcaccactAAGAAATTGAAATGGAGCTGACTCATTTACCAAATTAGGGTTTGATATTGACATTGTGCTGTATTTTTTCTTATACTGGTTATGGTCTATaccttttgtttaaaaaaaaaattctcctctATGGTCATTCCAAAGTGCAGATAAATTTACTTCTGTAAGAAGACATCAAACTCCTTTAGACTTTAGACTTACTCCTCACACTGGGGTGTCTGGGAGCTGTCCCTACCTACACTACATCATGGGTAAGACACTGTTCTTTTACTTAAAGTTTCATCATGGCGAAATTATTATACTTAAGTAGGTGTTGTCCAGGCATATATGCACTTTATTTTTCTTACTGGGGAAATAAGCAATAACTGTGATAGATCTATGGTGAACATACCCTCTTGTTAGTGAGGTGGGCAGCATACTCAGACCATTATTattggatatcctccatttaacatccattgtaattgtaattttaatatatcaatgaaataaaaactttatgtaattttattggagaattgtgtgactccttatttttcttgtggtatCTAATGTGTTTGGGAGTAATTCCGTAATTTAAGGGTGGAGGGCTTGATGCCCGGTCCCATTATGTAGCAAAATGAAGATGTGGTTTCTGATTACTCCTCACACTGTGTTGAGCTCCTTTGTTGAAATGCTTTCCACATTTCTCTTCCACACTGGTTAAACACAGGAAAAGTTTGCTTTCGGTATTAGTGACATCCTAGAAACAGCCAGGCTGCCTGGCCCAGAATGAATGGGTGCCCACAGGATGCACCTCAAATTCCAGAACAATGGATCTCTGGGAGCAGAAGGCACCAACTAGCTCATACATATGCCTCCTATAGAAATATTTTCTAACTCCAGACAACTATTTTCCAACAAAAGGTATTTTAGAATTAAGACTGAAACATTTAATAACATTCCAACATTGGTTTTATACATGTGGTGAGAGACCCCCTTTAAAGTATttatttcaatttattttatttgtacttaTATATTACTGCAGCttttgtattgtaagctggagtcATGTTCCATTTATATGTTGATCTTTTCCATCTCTATTTTGGAGAGAAGAGCATGAAGATAATAATCTTGTAGCAGGCAATATTTATTAAAGGTTAATAGAGgggtctattttttttaaatgggtccACTCTTTGGAGGCTTTACTACCCTGCTATCTTAGGGGACATGGCACCTGAAACCTGTTAAGGCAAAATCCGCTAATAGAAGTTCCTTCCCTTCCAAGCCAAATTGTGTGCCCCTGCAGCAGTTTGTGATTGCATTCTAGAGAAACTGGCCTCTAATAGTTCAATGGCTCCTTCCGTTTGCGCTCTGTTGTGGGCTCCTACAGTAGCTTACTTTGACATGTAGTGTATTGCCATACTCATAATAAACTGAACAATAAAAtcttgtgttttctcattttatcctgtatGAACgtataaattttaggactaaataataattttattgtcaaaatttaaaaattccaaataaaacCTCCATCTTGTTTTCATTAttgtgagatgcttaaagggttaacaagcttaccaaaTGCTGCATTGAATAGTTTGAttggtgcagttttaaaaaatgAGGAATTTTGTGgggaattttttaaataaatagaactttgaaaaccctaATGAAGACGAATTGCTCTCTAAAAATTTGAAACtgaaatttacataaaaatttggaaaattgttGTTTAAACTGTAAGCCTCCTAATGTCTTGGTAAAATaagatataaaaaattatttcagcataaagcagacatatggttaaggTTAGTTAACATTTTcatcaaatttaaaaaattttttttaaaataagtgcAAAAAATATAAACTAAACTATAGCAtgaatgtgaagtacaacatgtcatgaaaacagCCTGAAAATAAACTTGGTTAAAGTATTGTAAAGTTACAACTGTATATTATGACATGGGCAGACTTCAAAAATTGGGCTGTCCATAAAGACACCACTACATGCTACATGGATTCGGGGGCACTTAGAATATTAGTCCCAGTATCTAACCATCATATCTGTTCTGTCAGAGAGGAGAGGCtggagctggaggcgtgtgttgtgctaatcttctctcatactgtccaatcagtggcagagaGTGTATGCATAGATGCTGTGTATTATTCTGTTAATATTCAGTTAACAATGAGTTTACACTATGTTTACAAAAACGCAATTTTACAAAATGTGATGCAAACTGGATTgaaatgcaatggaaacacaaACTCAGTGTAATCACTATGTAAACACTATGTAGACGTAAACACCCCACAAAGGCAATGTAAATGAAAACAAtgaaaacgcattgtaaatgcaAAGGAAAtgcaaatgccaatttaaagcaaATGCAACGAAAACACAAGGTAAACACAAATGTGATGTGCCACAAATGCCATGCAAACACAAACTGCGTGGAAACGTAAATAAACCAAAGCAAACGCCACATGAATTCAAATGCAATGCAAAAGGCACGTAAACGCAAATGCTACGAAAAAGGtcctgaaaggttctctttaagggattAAGTAATGACGTGTGTTTTAAAAACAAGCTGGGTTTAATGGGTTACATGCTTGAACTGTACACCGTGAACCTTTAATGGCTATTAATAATCAGACTGCAGTATCTACTAATCCAGCATGCTCCAGGTTCTTCTGCCAACCCTACTTATAAATAGAAGGAAGACATTACAGTCCAGCCATCACTTACTAGAATGTTCTACAGACCTGCAGAAAAACTTATACCttgtctccctctagtggtagaaGAAAGGTATAGAGAGTCATTTTTCGTCCATCCTAGATTTTTTATTCAAAATCTCAGAGTTCACAATTAGTGTTTCACATTATATAACACAACTGCTGCATTAAATTGATTTAAATAGACCACAAGCATCTACTTTCATCTGCTTTTTACCTTAGTAATGTAACTTTGGACTCCTTACCAAACCTTGTTTTATAAACTATACTGTATCTGTGTTTTTTATCATCATATAATTTTAGGTCCAAAATTTTCCATATTGTATATCCTTATGATGGTCAAAACTTTATTTTGTTTATGCCAGAGAACTCAAAATACTTATAAACGTGGAAGTATGCTGTTTTCTATCGTCATCATAGAGGCAGTTTACTAAGCAGTGTcacaaaaagaagaagaagaatgaataaatcaggtgatacctttttgaggctaacatgGTGAggtttcgagaatactagttctcttcttcAGACATAATGTCATGTCAATGAGGAAAATTAttctgtaggggggggggggagattaaaCAGAGTGGACTGGCTAACAAGGATTCCTTATATATTATGGAGACCACAAGCAGCATTTAAGTGTATGAACCAGAAGGAGGCATCCCGCCATTTGTgggcagggccggatcatagggggggctccctgggctcgagccccggggcccccaccactttgcccttaaaggggcccccaccaaatgtgggcgattcgagtGGTCGCATGACCACCCGATTCGCCCACTATGTATTTGGGTCCGGGCTGACCGCCGTAAGTAGCGCACATGGGGCTTAGAAATGCTTAATgctatggcagagccagggaacaataagttccctgctctgccatttgatGATCCGtggaaaccaagatggcggcgccctgtgtTCACAGCGCCGACGCCGTGTGTGACGTCACGGCGCCCAAGCCGCGTGTGATGTCACTGCGCTGGCtgctagcagggcgccgccatcttggtacacctccgaagATAACCGCGCGGTAAGAACACAaggacggcgcgcatcgggggaacggaggaaggtgatgtacaattttatttataaaataaactggatataactgtatatagttattattggtggggtatatagttagttattatgagagctgttgtgcatatagttattatgggggctatatacttagttattataggaggtgttgtgtaattagttataataggagaactgtatatagttagttattatagggggtgtatatagttattataggaggtatatagttagttattatagagtggtgtatatagttattatagggggtatatagttagttattatagagtggtgtatatagttattatagggggtatatagttagttattatagagtggtgtatatagttattatagggggtatatagttagttattatagagtggtgtatatagttattataggaggtatatagttattatagggggtgtatatagttagttatttggggggtatatagttagttattaaacggtggtgtatacagttattatagggggtata includes:
- the HSPB1 gene encoding heat shock protein beta-1; this encodes MSERRIPFTFLRTPSWEPFRDWYQGSSRLFDQSFGMPRIPEDWYQWPSTSWPGYVRLFPNQAVDVVPPTTPAVASPAAATVPDFQRVLSRQLSSGISEIRQTSDCWKVCLDVNHFAPEELVVNTKDGIVEITGKHEEKQDEHGFISRCFTRKYTLPQGVDISVVTSSLSPDGILTVEAPLPKPAIQSAEITIPVTFQSRAEIGTSDTKKAEEAAKK